The DNA segment GGATGGTGGTCTACGTCCTGGCGACGGCCCTGTGCGCGTTCGCCCCCACCGCCGAACTCCTCATCGCCTGCCGCCTGTTGCAGGGACTCGCGGGGGCCGCCGGCATCGTCATCGCCCGGGCGGTGGTCCGCGACCTGTACGACGGCGTCGCGATGGCCCGGTTCTTCTCCACCCTGATGCTGATCTCCGGGGTGGCGCCGGTCGTCGCCCCGCTCATCGGCGGCCAGATCCTGCGGATCACCGACTGGCGCGGCGTGTTCGTCGTCCTCACCGCCGTCGGGGTGGCGCTCACCCTCCTGGTGTGGCGCAGGCTCGACGAGACCCTGCCGCCCGCCCGCCGCCACCCCGGCGGCCTCGGCCAGACCCTGCGCACCATGCGCGACCTGCTCGCCGACCGGCCCTTCTCCGGCTACCTCCTGGTCGGCGCCTTCGCCTTCGCCGCCCTCTTCTCCTACATCTCCGCCTCCCCGTTCGTGGTCCAGGAGATCTACGGCGCCTCCCCGCAGACCTTCAGTCTGCTCTTCGGGCTCAACTCCGTCGGCCTGGTGCTCGTCGGCCAGTTCAACGGCAAGTTCCTGGTCGGCCGGGTCGGGCTCGACAAGGTGCTCGGCACCGGACTGGCCGTGATCGCGCTCGCCGCGGCCGCGCTGCTGGTGATGTCCTCCGGCGTCCTCGGCCGCCCCGGCCTGGTCCCCGTCGCCGCCGGCCTCTTCGTCCTCATGGCGGCGATGGGCCTGGTCATGCCGAGCACCAACACCCTGGCGCTGCTGCGCACCCCGCACGCGGCCGGCTCCGCCT comes from the Streptomyces angustmyceticus genome and includes:
- a CDS encoding multidrug effflux MFS transporter, producing MTESGAADPQDLPAIAGRDAAAAAPAAPVASRRTSLLVTLVLGGLTAVPPLSMDMYLPALPQVTAALHSPAATVQLTLTTCLAGMALGQMIVGPMSDKWGRRRPLLAGMVVYVLATALCAFAPTAELLIACRLLQGLAGAAGIVIARAVVRDLYDGVAMARFFSTLMLISGVAPVVAPLIGGQILRITDWRGVFVVLTAVGVALTLLVWRRLDETLPPARRHPGGLGQTLRTMRDLLADRPFSGYLLVGAFAFAALFSYISASPFVVQEIYGASPQTFSLLFGLNSVGLVLVGQFNGKFLVGRVGLDKVLGTGLAVIALAAAALLVMSSGVLGRPGLVPVAAGLFVLMAAMGLVMPSTNTLALLRTPHAAGSASALLGTSTFLLGSVASPLVGIAGERTALPMALVQLSCAILALVSFLGLCRPWQRRGETTGSTAGERTPR